The genome window CTGCCCAACGGCTCGTACCCTGGGCACGGCCGGAGGCAAAGCTTTAACCAGTTCAacaacggcggcggccatgCGCTGAAGCCGTACCACGGCAAGAAGCCGTCGTTCTCGGGCGGCCCCAAGCCGTGGGGCCCTGGTGGGCGGCCCGGCGGCTCGTCGCACCTCGGCCATTGGAAGGACGGCAACCCGCCTCCCTGCGCCTTCTTCCGCGAGGGCAAGTGCAGAAACGGCGAGTTCTGCAAGTTCCCCCACCTCGACACTGAGGGCAACGACTGCAGGCACCCAGACGTGATCCGTGGCATCATTCCGCCGATGCCGACTCGGCCACCGCGTGTCCTCAACATGATGCATGGTGGTCGCTCGTACCCCCAGCACCAGCAGATGCTGGCGGCcaagcaggcgcaggctgcggccaacgccgaggctgctgcggctgaGGACGGTGTCACCACGCCTGAGAGTGGCAGCGACAAgggctcggcgtcgtcgccgggCCTTCCCCCCAAGCCGCCAGCCGGCTCGCTCCCCCCCTCGCGTGCGGGCAGCCAGCCTGGTCACGCGCGCGTCGGGTCGCGTGCTCACTCGCCGAGTGGCCGCCGTGGCGGTGCGCGGTACGCGAACGGGCAcacgtcgcgctcgtcgtcgtctggtGGCGACAAGAGGCCCGCTCCGCCCCAGCGCATCCCGCGCGCGGACGAATTCCCAGCCCTCAGCCTGGGCGGGTCCCTCACTCCCAGCGCTGAGCGCCGTGAGCCATCGTGGGGCAAGACGGCCGCTCAGGTGCTGAGCGAGCCTGCGCCGACCAAGCCCGAAgccgtcaaggaggagggtgaggctgAGAAGGCGTCGGATGCCGagacggccgaggtcgaggtcgaggccaaggagacTGTTGAGAAGACCGAGGTAAGTCGCTTTTGGAGTGAGAAAGAAGCCCGCTAAGCCCGAGCTGATTCAAGTCGCCAGTCGTGACGATGGACTCGGACTCTGAGCCGGACGCTGTCATCGTGTtggtgtcgacgacgcctACGCctgaggccgccgaggctgtcaaggccaaggttgCTGCCGTGTCCTTTGCCGCTGCCATTGAGACTGCGCCAGTCGCCCTCAAGGCGTAAACCCTCTCGCCATGTCCCACTCACTACCCGCACTCTGTTCCGTTCCACATCTACGTCATCATTGTCCCAGCTAGCATCACTCGCTCCGGGTTGTCTGTCTCCCCATTTACAGTTACGCAGCTCGCTCGACGATTCATCTTTCGCCTGTCCCTTTTTTTCTGGCTCGTTCACTTTGACCGCTCTATCCCCACCGTATATCCCTTGTAACACGCCCACGCGCGACGTCGCACATCTCTGTCGATCTGTAGGACAATGCACGTGTGGACTGTACTGCTCACGACGTGTTGGTGGCTGTTGGTCTACTTTGTCTCCATGTCTCTATGTCTCTAGGAATCTGTAGAGCGCCTACCTGGAGCAGGCACGATTGACATGCCGTTCCAACTTGTGACTGACAGTTGCTGCGCAGCCTATTGTACTGTACTGGGCAACCTGGATTTGATACCAAATCAGCGGCCCGCTTCCCGACATGGTGGGATAGCTGTACACCAAGGGGTAAATATGTGACTCGGGGCTCAGAGTTCGGAAGGGAGCTGGGTCAACAGCTTATCGGCAATTCAGTGAGATTGTAGCCCTATAGCTCTCTAACTGTGAACTGTAGCTCCCAAGCAAGTCCAAGGTCATTGGGGTTGTGGGGATCCAGCAGTTACTGTTGGAGTGTGGGGTCATTCCGCAATCTACACGCCACTAGAAAGGAAATTGCCGCACTTGGATAAGAGGATTTGAGGATATGAGCGACAACAAGATTGACAAGCATTGTCTTTCAGGAGCCAAGAGCCTAGACCAGTTGGATTGACATTGTACCTAAGAGTTCGGTCTCGACCATCTCGACCGACCAACCGATGCAACCGACCGACCGACCCCACAAGACCTACAGACCTACGCAACAACCAGACAACCAGTACAAACCGGAACAACCAAACCAGAACAAGACGCGTCGTCAGACCAGACTTGGACTTGTCATCAACATCATCCATCTCTCTTCAAACCCCTGCTCATCACGCACTCCGTGCGCACCCCTACCAAAGAAAAGCCCGTCGCACGGCCGCGGTAGTCGCTATCGGCTTCAACCGccttcatcctcatcctcatcctcatcctcatcctcatcctcatcctcataCTCATACTCAATCCTCGACCCAGATCCCCTTGACAACTAACAGGGCTTCGTTGCTGCTGACGCATCTCACTGCGCCACCCAAGTTGTCTCCATCTTCTCTCGGCATTTACTCCTCTCGCCGAGGTACTAGCCTACTACGAAGCAAGGCCTTTCTGCCCATTCCTACCTCTTACAAGGTGCACGCACGACCACCGTTCACTCGAGACAAGCCCGTAAACACAAACACAAGCACAAACACAAACACAAACACAAGTTGCAGCAGTTCTTCGGCCCTGTTCCCGCGCACAGGCCGCACGTCCCCCGCCACTGCACAGCGGGGGActcgctcttcttcccccAACCCAGACGGCAAACCGGGATTGATCATCCTCTCTGTCTACGAAAGCCTGTCGTAGCCTCAGTATTGAGGTAAGAGGCATCTACCAACACTCGGACCTCGGACATTGGACacaccctcatcccccaCCCCTCATCCCTCGCACCACAGGTATTCGCGGCGCGGAACGCTCATTCCCTCAGCCCCAAGGCAAAGCCCAAAAGTTCcaggccctcctccttgcggaTTGCAAAACGGTCCACGCGCCTGAATTTGAGCTTTAGCCTCAACGCCAGCtgcagcctcagcctcagccttAGCTCTAGGCCCACGCACACACGAACGCGCACGCGCCCTCACGTTTTGGTGGGGTTTTGTTTTGGTGGTAGTTGTTGGCCGCCACACGCACAACCCCACTGAATCTCGCACCTGATCGCCTCATTCGGACCAGGACGAGACCATTCAGGATTCCGGTGAGTAGTGTTTGGATAAAAGAGGTCCGAGCTTGACTTTTGGTCTACCGAGAGCCGTGGCGCAAACCCGTTTTATGAGCTCGAGGTAGACTGTTGTCGCTTGTCGCTGTTTGTCTCTTTACCTCGGTCACCACCTGGTGCCCCTGCAATCCTTCATGATGCCCCTTCTCTCCCGACATGCCCACGCGCCCCACTCCCCTTGTTCCCCTTTGGTGCTGTGCCTCCCCCTTGACAACAGCAGCGGCGAGGGGTTATAAATCCATGACCATGTGCTGACTCGCTTGTTTCCTCATTTGTTTTCCAGACGCCAGAACAACCGTCATCCATCAACAGTCACCAGTCACCACCCCTGCCACCAAGTCGCCGCCTCTGCGtcgtcaccgtcaccgtcaccaCAGCCCtagccccagccccagccactccgccaccacgccctcacgccctcgcggccctACCTGCGTCCCTTGTCTCCACTTGACTCCACTCGACTCCGATATTAACTCGTCACGCCAGACTCCCCCGCATCCTTTCCCCACCGGCGCCCCCGCGTTCCGCAGATCCGGTGGCCCTCTCggccctccctcctccctcctccactcgACTCGACTCTTTCTCCTCTCTTCACCACTCCCCCAACAAGCCAACATGCCCTTCTTGCTCGGGGGTTCGTACCTCCCCCTCGACTTTGACTGGTCCGGCTCGACCGCAATGTTCCGCGCGGCTGTATTCCACGACCCACGCCCAAACGAGCCCGTCTGCAGTGCCGACGAACACATATGTGGCTGCACGGCACCGGGCTGCAAATGCAAGGTCATGACGGTCCTGCCGGTGTGTACACTGGTGCGTAGCGTGTATATGTTGCTTGCATTCCGCACACTAACGGCAGTGCTCCTCAGGCGACCACACGCGCTTCTAGAGTCTAGAGCTGGAACCAACCCAGCAACACGCCGGCACAGCGCATTTCCATCCCACCACGCATCACGACCCCTCACGtccccatcccatcccatccccatccgTCCATATCATGGGCACACTGCCCGCATTCGACTGTCCATTTCTGCAGATACTATAGTCCCAGGATGTACCGTACATCATCCGCCCACTTTTCCTTTGGCACCGTGGCTTACTTTGACTTTTGTTGACGCCCTGAGGCTACATTCCTGGACACTTTGAACCGACACATTCCCCGATATATCCGGCGCAGTCACATGCGTATCTGGGTCTCATTCTCTTTCTCTTTCTCTTTCTCCTTTGACATTCGAGAAGAGGAATCGGAGTGAAGCATTTGGCCGTGTCCGGTTCCGGGTACTTTGGTGCGAGAGATTTTTGAGCTATGACAAATGCGCCAAAGCGTGCCGTTCGCGTACTGTGCTACTAAACTGAACTAAACAAGCTCTCGCACCACTCTTCCTGCCCGAACAGGCGGTACGTGCGGCCAACACGGCCGCGTCTGCTCTTCGCCCGGCCCGTCCACAACCCTTGACATCTTATCCGAAGTTGACGCAGTCTCGGCCGGACTATATCCATTACAACTGTTCGGGGAGAGTGAACGCAGAAGGTTTTGCTCGAGCGTCCATTCTACAGCTAATCAATTCAGATCAGATCAGATCAGATCAGATCAGGAATGTGGATCTGGGCCTGGACTAGGTTGTCAACTGGGCAATGAGCGGGGGGGAATGTGGCGTAACTCGCGGCGAAACTCGTGGCCCTGGTGCGAGCGTAGTGTACACAACAACAGGATGAGGATCTGGTCAAGACTGGAAGGTCGCCGTAGCCAAGACGACACGACGCCAAGATGAGGACCAGGCCGATATTCAGGTATGCTGGCCCGGTATGGAAGGTGGCCGTATGACCATATGGTCTTAGGAAGCAGGTACGCGAACAATGGCGCTTGTGGATCCAAGCACGAGTCGGGAAAATGTCGGATGGACAAACAAATGGAATCTCGAGGTGCACGGTGGTTTCCGGCATTCCGACGTCCGGGATTGTCGGATGGACGTGCCGTGGCTGCGAACAGCTTGGGCTAGGCTGAATGTCGGTAGAAGCCGAGCTTGGTAGAGCTGCACGGTGTTTCGAAGCGGGCCATGGACGTGCCGTGGCTGCGCTCGATCCAGAAGCTTATGTTGCCTGCCCAGATTGGCTCGACTTGGACATGCTCCTCCCAACCGTATACGTCTCGGGTTCGGTGGTGCGCCCGCACAAGTCATATGCCGGCCGTCTGATGGCTCCGTGGCCGACGTGACCTGTAGCACACAACTGGGATGCGTGCAGCGGATGCACGGTTCTGTACCGAGGCGGCACGATAAACGGCAGACGGACGGCCAACGATGGGTGCACGGTGGTTCGCGAgccggccgaggacgtgccGTGGCGCCGCTCGGGGTCCAAAGGACTGGGAGTCATGCACGGTGATAAAGATGACTGGAGTCATGCACGGTGATAAAACGACTGGGAGTCATGCACGGTGATCCGAGACGTCGACGTGCCATTACTGCGACTGCGCCTGTCCCGGGGCCGTCAAGAAACGTGGTGGCGAGATTGCGGCCAGGAAATAGTATCTTGTGTCTTGGCTAAGCCCGGCGAGGCTACGTTGAGGCGCCACAACACAGACTTTTCCACAGTTCTCCAACTCTCTTGCCGGCCCAAAGTTGAAAGACGCCACGCGCTGGTCGATGGGCAGATTCCGACAGCCGGAGCAGACCGTGGCGTGGCTGGCCAGTACACACGCACTCAGGTCGGGTTTGGCAACCGGTGCAGGTCAATCGTCCCATACCTGCCTCATGGTCATCCGTGCCTCTTATGGCGTGAGTCCTCGGACTCGCCTGTCAGGTGTAGTGAACGTCAACCTGCGGTTCGTGGAATGGCGGCTGTATCAGTCGGTCAGTGACTCCACTCCAGATAAATGCCCGTGCTGGAGAAGCACCCAGGTGCCGTTCGTGCCGTCGACGTGTTCAGTCCCGTCCTCTTCTGGTGATGGTCAACGCGACAcacctcgacgagttcaGCCTCTTCTATCATATCCCCCTTACCTTTTGGTGCCTGCCGGGCAGGTTTGAGTAGATGAGACCAGCAGCATGAGTAATCAGCGCGTGACCCCTCTATTCCCCACACCAGCTCCACAAACAACAATGCAACCCTCTATCCCTGCACTCTCTATCCCACCCGGACCGCATTCGCGCCCGTCGGCTCCCACTTCTTCCGCCCACGCGCGGCAGATCCTCCCGaagcgccgcgcgcctccCACCCAGACACATCGTTACGTGCGCGTTTGGCAGGTCTCTCGTCCTGGAGTGGAGTCAGCGTCTCTTCTCGTACACTCCACTATCACTCAccttgcccttgaccttgacaCGCCGTCCCCCGCGCATCTTGTACCCGGCCGgtgcgtcctcgtccttctcaGTCTCCTCCCACGCAGCCTTGCCCTCTCCAATCCctgcctcggcctcctctccaccggcctccttctcgcgctcggcgcgccgcTCACGCTGCCCGCCAACACGCTTGTTGCGTtccgcgagcttggccttgcgcgTATCGCCCTtgcctcctccgccagcAGTCAGCTCGACGTTGATCTGCCTCCCTCCGAGCTGTGAGTGATGCAGCCGCAGGCAAGTCTGGAGCTCGGCACTGGTgctgagctcgaggaaTGCGATGCCGCGCGACTTGGGCGGCGCACGGCCCGTCGCCTTCTCCGTGAGTAGGCGGACAGATGGCGTGCGGcctgtggtcagcttgGACAAGATTAGTAGAACGTACCCAACTCCTTGGCAAAGTGGGCAGCCACGGCATCGCGCGTCGTCTTGAACCCCAAGttgcctgctgtcagctgcacTCATTAAAGCTGCCTTCCATATCGACTCACCGATGAACAGGATGAAGCGCTGCTTCGACTCCTTGGTCTTCTTGGGCTtatccttctcctcgaccgtTTCCTTGCTCTTccccttgtccttgctcttgctcttgtccttgtccgtgtcctcggcgtcctcgtcggcgtcgtcgcgcttgcgcttgcgcttgcccTCCGGCTCGGGCGCgacggcctcctcgtcgacctcgacagGATCAGCCTCTGGCACGTCCGAGATcgcgtcgaccttggcTTTCTGCCGCGCGCGGAATGCCGCCGCCTTTTGCTGCTTCTTGGACTGCTGGGCCATGGTTTAGATGAAGTTGGTGGCGATTCCCagtggagtggaggtaTCACAACATCCAAATATTCAGGCGGGAGTATATGACTTGGTTCCCCACACTCAaccccgcctccacccgTCACCTCACCTCATCTCATTCTCCGCGTCGGACGCGGCGTGCATCGCATGACGCCGCTGCACCACCTCATTTCCCCCACCTCTGGCCAGGTGGGCCTTCCCTGCCGCTACGGTCCGCAATGCTGCGGACAAGCGCGCGGACCGCCGCCAAGCCGGCCATTCTCCATGTCTTACTTGACTTACCCTTGCCGTGCTCACTTTGAAAGAAGCTGCCAAGCCCGTCCGCTCGTGAAGACCATCGCAGCTGATCACTgagcaccagcaccacTGACCTCATTGACCGCATTGTGGTGCTCCTCGCTAGGGCCATGGTACCCCTTGTAGCGCTGAGCTTTGAGCCTTGGGCGCCCGCAACCGCCCTTGCTGCGCGTCACTCAACGGCGGACCCCTGACTGTGAGTCTCGTTTGGCCCTCTGGTGAGGTCGTGAGGCCATTCATCTCGGGCTCAAGAGTTCCTTAGTGTCACTCTGTTTTCTCATTCGTTGCCGCCGAAATTCAGGCCCCTGCAGCCCACCGCCCAGCACACCACTGCATCCACATAACCACTGGACACTGCACAGGCACGTGACGCAGGAACGTACGTCGTTTCATCAATTCCGTCGCCTTGTTGTATTTCAGGGCCGCACCGCGATTCGTCAAATGCATTCACTTGCTTGGCACGGTGGCTGTAAGGCACCGTGCCAAGAGAGACCCTCGCTCAGCACTTAGCTGACGTTGATCCGTACTTATAGACGCCACCACGCAACAGGTGCTAGACAACATCACCCATTCACCATGCTgccactcgtcctcgctgccgtAGCGGTGGCCGCGACCACGCCCACTGTTTATCGGATCAATCAAatctcggccttctcgccACTCATCCAGTATTCTTCCCGCCCGGTCTTGGTTGGCCCAGACGTCCTCCCAACCCCTGGTGGAGtgccacctcctccaggACCCCCCTGGACTCAACACCCTCTGACCGATCCCCACCTTCAGCCGTTTGTGGACAAGGGCTGGACGGCGCTTGACCTGGCCGAATGGGACAGTGACAGAGGCGACTATCTCAGGCCCAATGTCGTCTccgcggcggtggggaGCAGCTTCAGTTTCTCCGTTCCAACTGACTTCCTTGTGAGATACGATAGCTGGTCAATCAATGCCACCGTCGATGTCGAAGTGAACGGCACTCTGGTGGTCTCGAACAACAGCCGGTTCAGTAACGATATCCCGGAGATGCAGAAACCCTACAACTACACGGTGACCCTCCGAAGTGGGCGGTATAGCTTGAACAGTATCCAGCTAGTACCTTCGGATTATCGCCGGGAGAATTTGGAGTGCGTCTGCCTGAGAGGATCGTGCTGACCGCAGTTACGTGGAGGCCGTATGGGCGGCATCGGGATCCAATGTGACGCGGAGCGGGAACTGGAGAAACGCCACTCGGAAGCTTCTCTCCAACTACCCCGAGTCGAGCACGTCTGGCGACAGAATATCCATTGCTCTGCAAAAGGGAAGTAAATCCGTTAATTTGCTGGGATACTCGAATGGGAGCTACGAGGTGCACTGCACCCCCACTCCGCCCTACACGTCCGGCACGACGTACTCTGGCTTCAGCGAACAGGAGGTAGTTCTATACATGGCCAAACTGGACGATTCAAAACAGTacacgctcgagctcatcaactACGCCAACACAACCGGCATCACGAGCCTCTGGACGCTCCAACAAAAGAAGAAGCCGCGTAACCTCAAACCCATTCTTGGCTGGTCGTTGGGCCTCGGTATACCTGCTGCACTTGCGATCGTGGCGGGCGCCATCTGGTGGTACAGGTGCGTGGTGTAAAAGTGCTTGCTTACGTTAGGAAGCGGCAGGCCCGATCGGAGGATCGCAGACAGATGCAGTCTGGCGTCGAGTCCAAGAagcttgaggaggccgccCCTCCTACGTACACCCAGTAACGTTGCCTTGGCCCGTTGCTAAGAATCTCGCACTTCTGCCTGAAGTCACTGAAGGCACGGTCTCTGGCACACCAAATCCAAATATCGACTCGACATGCTGGGCGTGCACAGGTAGTGCTCTTGAGTCTTCTTCAGTCCGGCAGAGCTGTGCCACCGAAGAACCTCGTCTCCAGCTCCAATTTTCCTTCTAATGCCTATCATTAATCGCCTACCAACATCACATCCGTTTACGTTGTATTTTAAAGCATCTGTCATGTGTATAGTTGCGCGAGCCATACTGAGACTGTACGGAATCTGAAACACACATGAGGGGCCCGCTTTCGTGTCGTATGACGTATCCTGGAGAACTACCTCGCTACATGGCAGAGTCCTCTGGATTGAGCTATCCGGCAACACTGATGTGCTGTGCCGCCCCAGTCGGCCCAACGCCACGGACGGCTTGGTCTCAAGGGATTCTCGAACTTGTCTCTGAATAGTCTGAGCAATTTCGTGCCGCTgtacgacgccgagctcgacctccaggTCGAATACACTCTCGAGGTGATTGCCCGCACAAACTTACTGGCCGTGCAAACACTCGACTGTATCGCGTACGTGCCCAAACCTGGCCAGAACAAAGTCGGCGTCGGTCTCGGTGGGTTGAGTAGCCACCTGGCGATTCTAACGGTACGGCTTTCCGCTCTTGGCGATTGTAGCTTTTCTTTTGTTGAGGTCGGATGCGTTCAGTGTGGGCGTTGTTTGGAGGTGAGCCAGTGCCAGTATGTGAAGCCTGGCCCTCTCGCCCCCATGGCCGGCGACAAGCAATGAAGCGCGCGTCTCGCCAGTCACTGTTTCCACTAAGCTCATGCCTTGTTGTGACGGACATAAGCGCCGCAAATCCCTACCCCGCAGACGTTCAACGTCGTTCTCGTAGCTCAGTGGTAGAGCGTGCGATTGCAATGCGACAGCTTGTACTCACAAGGCCACTAGTTCGAACCTGGTCGAGGACTTTTTGGCTCTCCGCGGCGTCCAGAACTGTCCAGATGTGTAGAATGAGAGGGGGAGGTTTGGTTCTGTCCTTGGGTGAACACGATGGGTTTGGTCCCAAACGAGGGAGGTGGCACCACGCCAGGCCCTCAACATTTCTCACTCCTGAacagctgacgccagcccCTCCAATATTTCTCACTCCTGAacagctgacgccagcccCTCCAATATTTCTTACTCCTGGGCAGACACTGTACGGCTGTGACGGTGGCGATATGGCTGTGACGGTGGCGATATGGCTGTGACGGTGGCGATATTGCTGTGGCATGTGGCACTGCCTTGTAACTAGCATCAAAGTTTCAGGAACTGATACCACGGTCGGCGCCACCGGCTTCGGGAATGATGTGAGCCAAGAACGTAGCGGGGATGATTGCTGTGTTCGAAGACTGCACAGGTAGTCAGGACTGCCTGTGACAGGCTATCCACTTGTGGGCAAGGTCGTGGGTTGTCATTGACGTAAGGTAGGATGCAAAACAGGAGACTATATTCAACCCCAACGTGCAAGATGATTGATGCATTTGACGGCGCTGGCCGACTGTAGATGTAGATTGTGTCTATACTGTATAAATGAAGATGGATGCAATGTCAAGATGAGCGTGGTTTAACAACCTGGTACCTAGCACGGTGGCAACCTCGTACCTAGTACGGTGGCAACCTCGTCCGGTGTCCCAGGTCAAGATTCGGGAGCATGGGCGGGCCTCTTTCAAAGGACGTCTTGGAGGTGGTGCAAGTAGTCTCGGACTCGCGCCTAAAGTCGCTCATCTCGATCCCGGACACGGCCGTGTCCTTACTCTCCTGTCTTGGGCGGATAAGGCCGGCATCTGActcggcagcagcggcgtcactcttggccttggccgcgtccatcttggccagctcgtcgggATGCACGCCGCTGCGTGGTCCGGGTTTCTTGATCGCCCGCCAGAACAGAGGCCACTTGCCAGTAAACTGCAGCGAGGGCgggatgatgaggatgaagagCGCAAAGCAGATCCAGCAAATGACAGCCCAGCCATTCGAGACATTGTTGTAGATCTGGCCGCCGACCACCGCACCAACAGCCGAGCTGACCGCAAAGGCGAGGTTCATAGCTGCAAACTCGTGAATCTCGGAAATACCTTCTCTGAATTTAGAGACgatggcgacctcgagcgacGCAACCGTGTTGAGTGCCGTAGCGACCGTATTCGCACATGCAAAGTATACGATGAATCCTGGGAGTGACGAGGTGAGGATCATGAGCGGGATCCATGGGAGGCAGAATGCGAGAATCGCTCCGACGACCCATTCCGTGCCGATTTTGTCGCTTGCCCATCCTGCCAACGGGCCGATGAAGAACGACGGAACCGCACCAGCGAGGTAAATGAGGCCGACAAAGTCGGCATCCTTGTGCCAGATGGTGAGGACGCGAATTGCCATCGTCGCATCAAACGCTCCGATCACAAAGCCGAACACGAAGAACTGGAAGAAAGCCACAATGCCACGGGGGAGCGAGACGAGAGCCTTGAGGACGCCCCATGGAgacagctcgacgaccttgctGTCCTCTTCGGCCTTTTCCTCGAGGCCAGCGATCTGCTTCTCCGCCTCTGTCTCTGGCGCAGCGCTAActgcgcgctcgagctcggcagcTTCCTCCTGATGACCCGTTTCAACGAGGGCGCGGACAGCGGCGGCTTGGCGTGCTCGCAGCTTTTTGATATCCTTGACTTCAATAATGAAGAGACGCGCGACCGTGTCGAGCGCCaggatgatgatgacgaaGATGAACGGCGCGTGCCATCCCATGTGCTTGTACAGCGCTCCACCGATGGGCGGCGC of Cutaneotrichosporon cavernicola HIS019 DNA, chromosome: 4 contains these proteins:
- a CDS encoding uncharacterized protein (zinc finger) — encoded protein: MTTTQESAPAPHAEVPPTDVAADHSDAIAAGNEDGVATVEGMEAGVAGLALGNVPQPQSELHRACAEGRLEDVRVTLGRGLDALESLDIATGCTPIVLAVTHGHADVVRELLTAGAIVPPPGLTMDPTMLSILYPHAQAMYGVPPPFAMPQFFQPGYYGGPAHFAPRKEGGSPNGHANGAASGGANGNGPNLPPAEVAKTIPCRNFPNCKYGASCMFFHPLHQPGFFPPQGYYEGGFVPYPPGAPFFPGAQEFVPQQQPNGGPAESAPVSADEAVTPSEENGEAGPKHEAAAHIPSAGAAAFVPGMPMPQEMMNGFVGSPPVGFMSPLMPTQDAAAFYATSPPQFQPFLPNGSYPGHGRRQSFNQFNNGGGHALKPYHGKKPSFSGGPKPWGPGGRPGGSSHLGHWKDGNPPPCAFFREGKCRNGEFCKFPHLDTEGNDCRHPDVIRGIIPPMPTRPPRVLNMMHGGRSYPQHQQMLAAKQAQAAANAEAAAAEDGVTTPESGSDKGSASSPGLPPKPPAGSLPPSRAGSQPGHARVGSRAHSPSGRRGGARYANGHTSRSSSSGGDKRPAPPQRIPRADEFPALSLGGSLTPSAERREPSWGKTAAQVLSEPAPTKPEAVKEEGEAEKASDAETAEVEVEAKETVEKTESPVVTMDSDSEPDAVIVLVSTTPTPEAAEAVKAKVAAVSFAAAIETAPVALKA
- a CDS encoding uncharacterized protein (RNA recognition motif), with protein sequence MAQQSKKQQKAAAFRARQKAKVDAISDVPEADPVEVDEEAVAPEPEGKRKRKRDDADEDAEDTDKDKSKSKDKGKSKETVEEKDKPKKTKESKQRFILFIGNLGFKTTRDAVAAHFAKELGRTPSVRLLTEKATGRAPPKSRGIAFLELSTSAELQTCLRLHHSQLGGRQINVELTAGGGGKGDTRKAKLAERNKRVGGQRERRAEREKEAGGEEAEAGIGEGKAAWEETEKDEDAPAGYKMRGGRRVKVKGKDERPAKRARNDVSGWEARGASGGSAARGRKKWEPTGANAVRVG
- a CDS encoding uncharacterized protein (Major Facilitator Superfamily); translation: MLPENPGTFSEETAACDSPDGSLDKGPDLKRAVSGVSGPAPSTSGAGAGAGTSIKRTVSRAYEACHVAHGIKDPWGLKWRSHPVFLTGVVTIGVMSDILAYTIVAPILPYRLAEMGMTNIASLTSWLLFAYSAGIFIGTFPTAWFFHKYPVRRGPLVAAVLIMIVSCITFMIPKHYGAMFVSRFVQGLSSCIMWTVGFALICENIDPSHLGTHLGFAFTGLSLGATIAPPIGGALYKHMGWHAPFIFVIIILALDTVARLFIIEVKDIKKLRARQAAAVRALVETGHQEEAAELERAVSAAPETEAEKQIAGLEEKAEEDSKVVELSPWGVLKALVSLPRGIVAFFQFFVFGFVIGAFDATMAIRVLTIWHKDADFVGLIYLAGAVPSFFIGPLAGWASDKIGTEWVVGAILAFCLPWIPLMILTSSLPGFIVYFACANTVATALNTVASLEVAIVSKFREGISEIHEFAAMNLAFAVSSAVGAVVGGQIYNNVSNGWAVICWICFALFILIIPPSLQFTGKWPLFWRAIKKPGPRSGVHPDELAKMDAAKAKSDAAAAESDAGLIRPRQESKDTAVSGIEMSDFRRESETTCTTSKTSFERGPPMLPNLDLGHRTRLPPY